A DNA window from Shewanella baltica contains the following coding sequences:
- a CDS encoding DUF2062 domain-containing protein: protein MPKKLIKRFMPKPETLREHKHLRMFGRLLHNPNLWALNRKSAPGAFAVGLFVAWIPMPFQMVVAAAFAILFNVNIPVSVALVWITNPLTMPVMFYGAYLLGAKILGHAPQDFAFEASWQWIEASLATIGPAFLLGCLVLGVIFSAVGYLLINNLWKYSIMFKWQKRKNK, encoded by the coding sequence ATGCCAAAAAAATTAATCAAAAGATTTATGCCTAAGCCTGAAACCTTGCGTGAGCATAAACACTTACGCATGTTCGGACGCTTATTACATAATCCCAATTTGTGGGCGCTAAATCGCAAATCCGCCCCTGGCGCATTCGCCGTGGGATTATTTGTCGCCTGGATCCCTATGCCATTTCAGATGGTAGTGGCTGCGGCTTTTGCCATTCTATTTAACGTTAATATTCCCGTTTCTGTCGCATTAGTCTGGATAACCAATCCCTTAACTATGCCAGTGATGTTTTATGGCGCGTATTTACTCGGCGCTAAGATACTCGGCCATGCGCCGCAAGATTTTGCCTTCGAAGCCAGTTGGCAATGGATTGAAGCCTCCCTTGCCACCATAGGTCCGGCGTTTTTACTGGGATGCCTTGTTCTCGGGGTGATTTTTTCCGCTGTGGGCTATTTGCTAATTAACAATCTGTGGAAATATTCCATTATGTTTAAGTGGCAAAAACGTAAGAATAAATAA
- a CDS encoding NnrS family protein: MLNIDEPAHLQPRIALFRLGFRPFFLFASLFSVLALGIWGGFLSGINLLPQSVNPLWWHGHEMIFGFVCAVVAGFLLTAVQNWTGQAGIKGVGLLGLFSVWLLPRLLLLMPLAIPFTLIMFIDLLFLPLTALILAQAVIRVRQWRNFVFIPILTLLTLMNALSYYGVLTNQFEWINIGLYGAVVLISIIVALLGGRVIPFFTERATQWQRKTALPVLEWLSFISLFGLVISLILQEQILLRSMAGIASLVLLLRWHRWGWYSCWRVPLLWSLHLSYVCIPLGLALIAFGLPLSVGMHAITVGGLAGMILAMMARVSLGHTGRTLQPPSIMKYAFGLILLAAVFRVLAGVIPLWSASLLLAAITSWVIAFGFFCISYGPMLCQARIDGRPG, encoded by the coding sequence ATGTTGAACATTGATGAGCCCGCACATTTACAACCACGAATCGCCTTATTCAGATTAGGCTTTCGGCCTTTTTTCCTGTTTGCGAGTTTATTCAGCGTATTGGCATTAGGGATCTGGGGAGGATTCCTTTCAGGGATCAATCTGTTGCCGCAATCCGTTAATCCACTTTGGTGGCACGGTCACGAAATGATTTTCGGATTTGTCTGCGCCGTCGTCGCGGGCTTTTTATTAACTGCGGTGCAAAACTGGACGGGCCAAGCTGGGATTAAAGGTGTTGGGTTGTTGGGGTTATTCAGTGTGTGGTTATTGCCAAGGCTGTTATTGCTAATGCCGCTAGCGATTCCCTTTACACTGATCATGTTTATCGACTTACTGTTTTTGCCGCTAACGGCGTTAATACTCGCCCAAGCAGTGATCCGCGTTCGTCAATGGCGAAACTTTGTGTTTATCCCCATTCTCACCTTACTCACCCTAATGAATGCGCTGAGTTACTACGGCGTTTTAACAAATCAATTTGAATGGATAAACATAGGCTTATATGGCGCGGTTGTGTTAATCAGCATCATAGTCGCACTTTTAGGCGGCCGAGTGATCCCTTTTTTCACCGAGCGCGCAACCCAATGGCAGCGTAAAACTGCGCTGCCAGTGCTCGAATGGCTGAGCTTTATCAGCCTCTTTGGATTAGTTATTAGCTTAATCCTGCAAGAGCAAATATTGCTTCGCAGTATGGCTGGGATTGCGAGTCTAGTTTTATTGCTGCGCTGGCATCGCTGGGGCTGGTATTCCTGCTGGCGCGTTCCCTTACTCTGGTCACTGCATCTCAGTTATGTGTGTATTCCACTCGGTTTAGCGCTTATTGCCTTTGGACTCCCCTTATCCGTTGGCATGCACGCGATAACGGTTGGCGGTTTAGCTGGGATGATTTTAGCTATGATGGCGCGGGTTTCATTAGGCCATACCGGCCGCACCCTGCAACCGCCAAGCATAATGAAGTATGCCTTTGGGTTAATCCTGCTCGCGGCAGTGTTTCGAGTATTGGCAGGAGTTATCCCGCTATGGTCAGCATCATTACTACTCGCCGCCATTACATCTTGGGTCATCGCCTTTGGCTTTTTCTGCATCAGCTATGGACCTATGTTGTGCCAAGCCAGAATCGATGGTCGCCCCGGTTAG
- a CDS encoding phosphate-starvation-inducible protein PsiE: MPFYHQYGSKSLKAVEHLVLFVIAIATIVAIGQEIVHIVSVRMVALADLLLLFIFLEVLAMVANYYESGKLPVRMPLYIAIVALARYLILDMKSMEDWRIAAISLSTLILAATVIVIRWGQLKMPYPKNQEYDN, encoded by the coding sequence ATGCCATTTTATCACCAATATGGTTCTAAGAGCCTCAAAGCCGTAGAACACTTAGTCCTGTTTGTTATCGCTATTGCTACTATCGTCGCGATAGGCCAAGAAATTGTGCATATTGTATCTGTCCGTATGGTCGCACTAGCCGATTTACTCCTGTTATTCATTTTCTTAGAAGTCTTAGCCATGGTGGCGAACTACTACGAATCCGGTAAATTACCCGTGCGTATGCCGCTTTATATTGCGATTGTGGCCTTGGCTCGGTATCTCATTTTAGATATGAAGAGTATGGAAGATTGGCGTATTGCCGCGATATCACTGTCAACGTTAATTTTAGCGGCAACTGTGATCGTCATTCGTTGGGGTCAGTTAAAAATGCCCTATCCTAAAAACCAAGAATACGACAATTAA
- a CDS encoding PilZ domain-containing protein, producing MGDHTTGFEEKRTSLRVDMEAERVALHWVDAQGMKQSDEGVCIDLARRGILFDYKRPFALGELIEVTFNPDTTQQNTVKGQVCRCAKCHDQSYHIAMQLL from the coding sequence ATGGGTGACCATACTACTGGTTTTGAAGAAAAACGCACATCACTGCGAGTGGACATGGAAGCGGAGCGTGTCGCCTTACATTGGGTCGACGCGCAAGGCATGAAGCAATCCGATGAAGGCGTGTGTATTGACTTAGCAAGACGCGGTATTTTATTCGATTATAAACGTCCCTTTGCACTGGGCGAACTCATCGAAGTGACCTTTAATCCCGATACCACACAACAAAATACCGTCAAAGGACAAGTTTGCCGCTGCGCAAAATGCCACGACCAAAGCTACCACATAGCCATGCAACTGCTTTAA
- a CDS encoding AAA family ATPase: MILLVGGEKGGSGKSCLAQNLAVYIKQKFQANVLMVDCDPQRTTSDWIQARNNDPSLPSINCIQLYGKIRNDLLSLNERFDYVIVDCGGQDNLAMRAAMSVATYVVIPLRPKRRDLKTLPHMEDMLSTCKMVNPKMIATIVLTQCPALPTQFKRILEAKDVVQSFGLRVLNSVTFCRNIYDDSEEKGSSVVEIEPDGKAADEIRAITDELFAMPPENSYELN; encoded by the coding sequence ATGATCTTGCTGGTAGGTGGTGAAAAAGGTGGTAGCGGAAAAAGTTGTCTCGCTCAAAATCTTGCCGTTTATATTAAGCAAAAATTTCAAGCAAACGTCCTCATGGTCGATTGTGATCCCCAGCGCACCACTTCAGATTGGATCCAAGCAAGAAATAATGATCCCAGTCTGCCCAGCATTAACTGCATTCAGCTTTATGGTAAAATTCGCAATGATTTACTCAGCCTCAATGAGCGTTTTGATTACGTGATTGTAGACTGTGGTGGTCAGGATAACTTAGCCATGCGCGCAGCCATGTCAGTAGCCACCTATGTTGTCATTCCCCTCAGACCTAAAAGACGCGATCTTAAGACATTACCCCACATGGAAGACATGCTCAGCACTTGTAAGATGGTAAATCCTAAAATGATCGCCACTATAGTGCTAACCCAATGCCCTGCGCTTCCCACACAATTTAAACGTATTTTAGAAGCCAAAGATGTAGTGCAGTCCTTTGGGTTAAGGGTGTTGAATTCTGTCACCTTTTGTCGAAATATTTATGATGACAGTGAAGAAAAAGGCTCCTCTGTGGTTGAAATCGAACCCGATGGTAAAGCAGCCGATGAGATCCGCGCCATAACGGATGAGTTATTCGCCATGCCACCAGAAAATAGCTATGAGCTTAACTGA
- a CDS encoding YecH family metal-binding protein, producing the protein MSNSVHGHDVMALMVAQGAAIIKPELLCLMGQKFGFAARYHTCSAADLSAEALIQLLIGKGKFHETPQGIELAAGRTCEH; encoded by the coding sequence ATGTCCAATTCTGTTCACGGTCATGATGTTATGGCGCTGATGGTAGCGCAAGGGGCCGCTATTATAAAGCCTGAATTATTATGCCTTATGGGACAAAAGTTTGGCTTTGCGGCTCGATACCATACGTGTAGTGCCGCCGATCTTAGTGCTGAAGCATTGATTCAGTTACTCATAGGTAAAGGTAAGTTTCACGAAACGCCCCAAGGCATTGAACTGGCCGCTGGGAGAACGTGTGAGCACTAA
- a CDS encoding sensor histidine kinase — protein sequence MSLILLLTQQMSLYLVIVYLVSKTPLFKLFAETSPRLPHKIFMYLIFSSFCIMATYFGEQTSGAIANTRAMGAVLGGLLGGPVTGFLVGLTGGLHRYSMGGFTEIACAISTTLEGLSAGMISFYLRRAGKSELIYNPLLVCLVTFYAEMMQMSIILLVARPFDDAWELVRQIAPPMLLVNSVGAALFMSMIRDQKTMFDKLSSSFSTKALKIAERSVGLLSKGFNEESSSRVAKIVIEETNVGAVAITDREKLLAFIGIGADHHLPGTPISSKITLEAINQNKVMFADGVEMPYSCSISSNCRLGSSLVIPLRSDTEVIGTIKLYEPKNKLFLNINRTLGEGIARLLSNQILYGRFEQQQNLLTQAELKLLQAQVNPHFLFNALNTISAIIKRDPDMSKQLLQQLSQFLRINLKRTTGLVTLGDELDHIASYLTIEKARFIDKLQVSIAIPESLYHCKVPAFTLQPIIENAVKHGTSHMIEQGQIKVTGKLENHVLELEVTDNAGLYQPVEGSEGLGMNLVHKRIQNIFGEQYGVTVECEADELTRVTIRLPIENPEISNMDTRT from the coding sequence ATGTCTTTAATCCTATTATTGACCCAACAGATGTCGCTGTACTTAGTGATCGTTTACTTAGTCAGTAAAACGCCGCTGTTTAAACTGTTTGCCGAAACCTCCCCGCGTCTGCCACATAAGATTTTTATGTATCTGATTTTTTCAAGTTTCTGCATCATGGCCACCTATTTTGGTGAGCAAACATCAGGCGCGATTGCCAACACCCGTGCTATGGGCGCTGTGTTAGGTGGGTTATTAGGCGGACCCGTTACTGGTTTTCTGGTAGGACTAACAGGTGGCCTTCACCGCTACAGTATGGGCGGCTTTACTGAAATAGCCTGCGCCATTTCCACCACCTTAGAAGGCTTATCCGCAGGGATGATAAGCTTCTACTTAAGACGTGCGGGTAAAAGTGAGCTTATCTACAATCCATTACTCGTTTGCCTAGTGACTTTTTATGCCGAAATGATGCAAATGAGCATCATCTTACTGGTCGCCCGCCCCTTCGATGATGCGTGGGAATTAGTGCGCCAAATCGCGCCGCCCATGTTGTTAGTCAATTCCGTAGGAGCGGCACTCTTTATGAGCATGATCCGCGACCAAAAAACTATGTTCGATAAACTTTCCTCCAGTTTTTCAACTAAAGCATTAAAGATAGCCGAACGCAGTGTCGGACTCCTATCCAAAGGATTTAACGAAGAAAGCAGCAGCCGTGTCGCCAAAATCGTCATAGAAGAAACCAATGTAGGCGCAGTGGCCATCACCGACAGGGAAAAACTGTTGGCTTTTATTGGCATAGGTGCCGATCATCATCTGCCTGGCACGCCAATTTCTTCCAAGATCACCTTAGAGGCGATTAATCAAAATAAAGTCATGTTCGCCGATGGCGTTGAAATGCCCTACTCATGTTCTATTTCAAGTAATTGTCGTTTAGGGTCGAGTCTGGTGATCCCGCTGCGCAGTGATACCGAAGTCATTGGCACTATTAAACTCTATGAGCCGAAAAATAAGCTTTTTTTGAATATTAACCGCACCTTAGGTGAAGGTATTGCCCGTCTGTTATCCAACCAAATACTTTATGGCCGGTTTGAGCAACAGCAAAATCTGCTGACTCAAGCCGAATTGAAATTACTGCAAGCGCAGGTCAATCCGCACTTTCTATTCAATGCACTCAATACCATTAGCGCGATTATCAAGCGCGATCCCGATATGTCTAAGCAGTTGCTGCAGCAGTTATCTCAGTTTTTACGGATCAATTTAAAGCGAACAACAGGCTTAGTGACGCTTGGGGATGAGCTAGATCACATCGCGTCCTATCTCACCATTGAAAAAGCGCGTTTTATTGATAAATTACAAGTCAGTATCGCGATACCTGAATCACTCTACCACTGCAAAGTACCGGCCTTTACCCTGCAGCCGATTATTGAGAATGCGGTAAAGCACGGCACTTCGCACATGATAGAGCAAGGGCAGATCAAAGTGACGGGCAAGCTTGAAAATCATGTGTTGGAATTAGAAGTCACAGACAATGCCGGATTATATCAGCCCGTTGAGGGCTCTGAAGGCCTAGGGATGAACTTAGTGCATAAACGCATTCAAAATATTTTTGGCGAACAATATGGTGTTACTGTGGAATGCGAAGCCGATGAATTGACTCGTGTCACCATAAGATTACCTATAGAAAACCCTGAGATATCCAATATGGACACCCGCACGTGA
- the btsR gene encoding two-component system response regulator BtsR → MITCLIVDDELFAREELADLLGQEHDIEIVGQCANAIEALQSIAKEKPQLIFLDIQMPRISGMELIAMLDPDNMPKIVFVTAYDEFAVKAFDNHAFDYLLKPIDAERLSKTLTRVRKNLTPQIMDPITPKRLEHIPCYSGNKLKVIAIQDVEYVFSDLSGIHVASTKGKVHTQLTLKVFEEKTPLVRCHRQYLISPKAIAEIELLDTGAEVTTHSGDKVPVSRRYLKSLKQLFGFQ, encoded by the coding sequence GTGATCACTTGTTTAATTGTTGATGATGAACTGTTTGCTCGTGAAGAATTAGCCGATCTTTTGGGGCAAGAACACGACATTGAAATTGTTGGTCAATGCGCTAATGCCATCGAGGCGTTACAAAGCATAGCCAAAGAAAAACCTCAGTTAATTTTTCTCGATATCCAAATGCCGCGCATTTCGGGCATGGAACTTATCGCTATGCTCGACCCTGATAACATGCCGAAAATTGTGTTTGTTACCGCTTACGACGAGTTTGCCGTCAAGGCCTTCGATAACCATGCCTTCGATTATTTGCTTAAACCGATAGATGCCGAGAGACTCAGTAAAACCCTCACTCGGGTGCGTAAAAATCTGACGCCTCAAATCATGGATCCCATTACCCCAAAGCGTCTGGAACATATTCCCTGTTACAGCGGCAATAAACTCAAGGTGATTGCAATCCAAGATGTGGAATATGTGTTCAGTGATTTAAGCGGCATCCATGTGGCCAGTACGAAAGGCAAAGTCCATACCCAATTGACCTTAAAAGTGTTTGAAGAAAAAACCCCACTGGTGCGCTGCCATCGTCAGTATTTGATTTCACCTAAGGCGATTGCCGAAATTGAGCTGTTAGACACGGGCGCCGAAGTCACCACCCACTCAGGGGATAAAGTGCCCGTCTCACGGCGTTATCTTAAGAGCCTTAAACAGCTGTTCGGCTTCCAATAA
- a CDS encoding carbon starvation CstA family protein has protein sequence MMWFLLCVGLLIGGYFIYGAFVEKVFGINANRQTPAFAQTDGVDFVPMSKGKVYLIQLLNIAGVGPIFGPILGALYGPAAMLWIVVGCIFAGAVHDYFSGMLSVRNGGQSVPNLAGKYLGKSAKHFMNVFAIVLLLLVGVVFISAPAGLLGKLTGWDVSIFVGIIFVYYLIATVVPVDKIIGRLYPFFGALLFFMSFGLAFAIILSSEHTLLPNVQAGDFFQNLNPNDMPLWPALFITIACGAVSGFHATQSPLMARCVENETNGRFVFFGAMIGEGIIALLWCAIALSYFGGVEGLSAGMSGNPANVVYEASTGLLGAVGGFMAILGVIILPITSGDTAFRSARLILAEFFNMPQISLPKRLVLALPLFVIGGMLTQVDFGVIWRYFGVANQTTAVLMLWTASAYLLRHNKLHWIATIPAMFMTTVVITFLLNSSTLGAGLPMTVSTIAGVVTTLVITALLIVKTKGKGEIDLPVETELKEIVKD, from the coding sequence ATGATGTGGTTCCTACTCTGTGTCGGTCTGCTGATCGGCGGCTACTTTATCTATGGCGCCTTTGTCGAGAAAGTCTTCGGCATTAACGCTAATCGTCAAACACCCGCTTTCGCTCAAACTGATGGCGTCGACTTTGTGCCTATGTCTAAAGGCAAAGTCTATTTAATTCAATTATTAAACATCGCAGGCGTAGGCCCAATCTTTGGTCCTATCTTAGGTGCACTCTATGGTCCTGCGGCCATGTTGTGGATTGTGGTTGGCTGTATCTTTGCGGGTGCCGTGCATGACTACTTCTCTGGCATGTTGTCAGTGCGCAACGGCGGCCAATCTGTGCCAAACCTTGCGGGTAAATATTTAGGAAAGAGTGCCAAACACTTCATGAACGTGTTTGCTATCGTGCTGTTATTGCTGGTTGGTGTGGTCTTTATCTCTGCGCCTGCAGGTTTACTGGGCAAGCTTACCGGTTGGGATGTCAGTATCTTCGTAGGCATTATCTTCGTCTACTACCTGATCGCAACTGTGGTGCCTGTCGATAAGATTATCGGTCGTCTTTACCCCTTCTTTGGCGCTTTACTGTTCTTCATGTCGTTCGGTCTGGCTTTCGCGATTATCCTATCAAGCGAGCACACCTTACTGCCGAACGTACAAGCGGGCGATTTCTTCCAAAACTTAAATCCAAATGACATGCCACTTTGGCCTGCGCTGTTCATCACCATCGCCTGTGGCGCGGTATCAGGTTTCCATGCAACGCAATCACCATTAATGGCACGCTGCGTTGAAAACGAAACCAATGGTCGCTTCGTCTTCTTTGGCGCCATGATTGGCGAAGGCATTATTGCACTGCTTTGGTGTGCGATTGCATTGTCATACTTCGGCGGTGTTGAAGGCTTAAGTGCGGGCATGTCAGGCAACCCTGCCAACGTGGTCTATGAGGCTTCTACTGGTCTGTTAGGCGCTGTCGGTGGCTTTATGGCTATCCTAGGTGTGATTATCCTGCCGATTACTTCAGGTGATACGGCTTTCCGCTCTGCGCGTTTGATTCTGGCTGAATTTTTCAACATGCCACAAATCTCACTACCAAAACGCTTAGTGTTAGCACTCCCACTGTTTGTTATCGGCGGTATGTTGACTCAAGTGGATTTTGGTGTCATTTGGCGCTACTTCGGTGTAGCAAACCAAACCACCGCGGTATTAATGCTGTGGACAGCTTCGGCTTACCTGTTACGCCATAACAAACTGCATTGGATTGCGACTATTCCAGCGATGTTTATGACCACAGTGGTCATCACCTTCCTGCTGAACTCGTCAACCTTAGGTGCAGGCTTACCTATGACGGTATCAACCATAGCGGGCGTGGTCACCACCTTAGTGATTACAGCGCTGTTGATTGTTAAAACCAAAGGTAAAGGTGAGATTGACTTACCAGTAGAAACTGAGCTTAAAGAAATAGTCAAAGACTAA
- a CDS encoding VF530 family DNA-binding protein translates to MHNMNQSNNPLHGIKLETIITYLVEKYGWEELGERINIRCFTHDPSIKSSLRFLRKTEWARDKVEYLYLRANKLPLPPPKAEASQAAKKPAAKVATKKPTQTAPEKPAKSDKPSSNGTVNSHIWGNN, encoded by the coding sequence ATGCATAATATGAATCAATCGAATAACCCGCTCCACGGCATTAAACTGGAAACGATCATCACTTACTTAGTCGAGAAATACGGCTGGGAAGAATTAGGTGAGCGGATTAACATCCGCTGTTTTACCCACGACCCAAGCATCAAATCCAGCTTACGTTTTTTAAGAAAAACAGAGTGGGCGCGGGATAAAGTCGAATATCTTTATTTAAGAGCCAACAAATTACCGTTACCGCCACCTAAAGCGGAAGCGAGCCAAGCTGCTAAAAAGCCTGCGGCAAAAGTCGCGACTAAAAAGCCCACTCAAACCGCTCCTGAAAAGCCGGCTAAAAGTGATAAACCCAGCTCAAATGGCACAGTAAACAGTCATATTTGGGGCAATAATTAA
- a CDS encoding FlxA-like family protein — translation MNINGINSSATGSAFTAISSAYIAATPATAQTANSESADSQDTQDTVSISNAGRAALSADVGATLRDKASAKKNEVDNASSEEPMTLIDQQIQKIKEQIKALQEMLAKLENDDSETADQQRKMIQEQIMQLSSQIATLTEKKMREAQKKESA, via the coding sequence ATGAATATTAATGGAATAAACAGTAGCGCAACTGGCTCAGCTTTCACCGCCATATCAAGCGCATATATCGCAGCGACACCAGCCACCGCACAAACAGCGAATAGTGAGTCCGCTGACTCACAAGATACCCAGGACACTGTCTCCATTTCTAATGCGGGCCGCGCGGCTTTATCCGCAGATGTGGGCGCAACCTTGAGAGACAAAGCCTCAGCCAAAAAGAATGAAGTCGACAATGCCTCATCAGAAGAACCCATGACGTTAATTGACCAGCAGATCCAAAAAATAAAAGAGCAAATCAAGGCACTTCAAGAAATGTTGGCCAAGCTTGAAAATGATGACTCAGAGACCGCTGATCAGCAACGTAAGATGATCCAAGAACAAATAATGCAGCTGAGTAGCCAGATAGCAACCTTGACTGAGAAGAAGATGCGCGAAGCCCAAAAAAAGGAATCGGCTTAA
- the ribA gene encoding GTP cyclohydrolase II, whose amino-acid sequence MSIKYVATSKLPTPWGVFAMHGFEDTESGKEHVALTFGTLSADEPVLGRIHSECLTGDALFSLRCDCGFQLQAAMQNIAETGSGFILYLRQEGRGIGLLNKIRAYELQDKGANTVEANEQLGFEADMRKYDMIKPMLEQIGVKHVRLMTNNPRKVKAMKEFGIEVVERVPLQVGKNRYNEAYLKTKSTELGHMMSEYHFMDENK is encoded by the coding sequence ATGTCGATAAAATATGTCGCGACGTCAAAGTTACCCACTCCTTGGGGCGTGTTTGCCATGCATGGTTTTGAAGATACAGAATCAGGCAAAGAGCATGTTGCGCTCACATTCGGTACGCTCAGTGCGGATGAACCTGTGTTGGGTCGAATTCATTCCGAGTGTTTAACTGGCGATGCGTTATTTAGCTTGCGTTGTGACTGTGGTTTTCAGTTACAAGCGGCGATGCAAAATATTGCGGAAACGGGCAGTGGCTTTATCCTCTATTTGCGCCAAGAAGGCCGTGGCATTGGTTTGTTGAATAAAATCCGCGCCTACGAGCTGCAAGATAAAGGTGCCAACACAGTTGAAGCCAACGAGCAACTGGGCTTCGAAGCCGATATGCGTAAATACGACATGATCAAACCTATGCTGGAACAGATAGGCGTGAAGCATGTGCGTTTGATGACCAATAACCCTCGTAAAGTGAAAGCGATGAAGGAGTTTGGCATCGAAGTGGTTGAGCGCGTACCGCTGCAAGTTGGTAAGAATCGTTACAACGAAGCCTACTTAAAAACCAAATCCACTGAGCTTGGACACATGATGTCTGAATATCATTTTATGGATGAAAATAAGTAG
- a CDS encoding YibL family ribosome-associated protein translates to MNLKQELQQLNDKLDKFRRKLAAAEQRGDDVIIAQFKREIAAVTKQIGSVKGQQTRLLNKQGSDIKGLSFHRALTKDEQADMGKLKKSVKGLVVIHPMTAIGREMGLKEVTGYAPAKF, encoded by the coding sequence ATGAATTTAAAGCAAGAACTGCAGCAGCTTAACGATAAATTAGATAAATTTCGTCGTAAACTTGCTGCGGCTGAACAAAGAGGCGATGACGTCATTATTGCCCAGTTCAAGCGCGAAATCGCTGCAGTCACTAAGCAAATTGGCAGTGTGAAAGGCCAACAAACCCGCTTATTGAATAAGCAAGGTTCAGATATCAAAGGTTTGTCTTTCCATCGCGCTTTGACTAAAGATGAACAAGCGGACATGGGCAAACTGAAAAAGTCTGTCAAAGGTCTTGTGGTGATCCACCCTATGACGGCTATCGGCCGTGAAATGGGGCTAAAGGAAGTCACTGGATACGCGCCCGCAAAATTTTAA
- the nrdG gene encoding anaerobic ribonucleoside-triphosphate reductase-activating protein, with the protein MNYHQYFPIDVVNGPGTRATLFVSGCEHQCRGCYNQSTWDPRSGHVFDKTMEDRMIADLNDKRIVRRGLSLSGGDPLLPVNLSAILALVKRVKAECKGKDIWLWTGYVLDELSDEQRAVLAYIDVLVDGKFEQSLADPSLVFRGSSNQIIRLL; encoded by the coding sequence ATGAATTACCATCAATATTTCCCTATCGATGTGGTCAATGGCCCTGGTACCCGTGCGACCTTGTTTGTCTCTGGCTGCGAGCACCAGTGCCGCGGTTGTTACAATCAAAGTACTTGGGATCCCCGTTCTGGGCATGTGTTTGATAAGACGATGGAAGATAGGATGATTGCCGATCTCAATGATAAGCGGATTGTACGCCGTGGTTTATCGCTCTCGGGGGGCGATCCTTTATTGCCTGTCAATCTCAGTGCCATTTTGGCGCTCGTCAAACGAGTCAAGGCAGAGTGTAAGGGGAAAGATATTTGGCTGTGGACGGGTTATGTGCTTGATGAGTTGAGTGATGAACAGCGCGCCGTGTTGGCCTATATTGATGTGCTGGTGGATGGGAAATTTGAACAAAGTCTTGCCGATCCAAGTCTCGTATTTCGCGGTAGCAGCAATCAGATCATTCGTTTGTTATAA